One segment of Desulfurellaceae bacterium DNA contains the following:
- a CDS encoding hydantoinase/oxoprolinase family protein: MSRPAAGPNAGLFFGQALGRRDIITVDMGGTSFDVSLSRDGKTAVAKDFDFLRYRIGIPMLQVETLGAGGGSIAGVNAMGLLQVGPESAGAQPGPAAYDRGGQRPTVTDALVVLGYLNPAALLGGRLRLDRDAARRAIASELAAGLKLSVEQAALGIFRVVTANMVNGIRRVSIEKGYDPRDFALVVGGGAGPAHAGLLARELDIRTIVIPKVSSALCAFGEILSDMKHTYLSSCVMRLGQMDYERANRLLAELEARGRRELAEAGVAAERIAVSRSLDLRYVDQIHECQVAMPEASFEPAGVERIAEAFHQRHEELYTYCERDNLIEMINLESTCTGQVPRPQLPALARGTADPGQALTGQRQALFEDIGRFAPTPVFDGGQLLVNNVVHGPAIIEEETTTLVVFPGWRAELQDPGMYVCTPEPDADS; this comes from the coding sequence ATATCGCGGCCGGCCGCCGGCCCCAACGCCGGCCTGTTTTTCGGCCAGGCTCTGGGTCGCCGCGACATCATTACGGTCGATATGGGCGGCACCAGTTTTGATGTCAGCCTGAGCCGGGACGGCAAGACGGCGGTGGCCAAAGACTTTGACTTTCTGCGCTACCGCATCGGGATTCCGATGTTGCAGGTCGAGACGCTGGGCGCCGGGGGCGGAAGTATTGCCGGGGTGAACGCGATGGGGCTGTTGCAGGTCGGGCCGGAGAGCGCCGGGGCGCAGCCGGGTCCGGCCGCCTACGACCGGGGCGGTCAGCGCCCGACGGTGACCGACGCCCTGGTCGTGCTGGGCTATCTCAATCCGGCCGCCCTGCTCGGCGGCCGGCTGCGGCTCGACCGCGACGCCGCCCGGCGAGCGATTGCGTCCGAGCTGGCCGCCGGACTCAAGCTGTCGGTCGAGCAGGCCGCGCTGGGGATTTTTCGGGTCGTGACCGCCAATATGGTCAACGGCATCCGTCGCGTGTCGATTGAAAAGGGCTACGATCCACGCGATTTCGCCCTGGTCGTCGGCGGCGGGGCGGGTCCGGCCCACGCCGGCCTGCTGGCCCGCGAACTCGATATCCGCACAATCGTGATTCCCAAAGTCTCTTCGGCCCTGTGCGCCTTTGGTGAAATTCTGTCGGATATGAAGCACACCTATCTGTCCTCGTGCGTCATGCGGCTGGGCCAGATGGACTATGAGCGGGCCAACCGGCTGCTGGCCGAGCTGGAAGCCCGCGGCCGGCGCGAGCTGGCCGAGGCGGGCGTGGCGGCCGAACGCATCGCGGTCAGCCGCAGCCTGGATCTGCGCTACGTGGACCAGATCCACGAGTGCCAGGTGGCCATGCCTGAGGCGAGTTTTGAGCCGGCCGGCGTGGAGCGTATCGCCGAGGCGTTTCACCAGCGCCACGAAGAGCTGTACACCTATTGTGAGCGCGATAACCTGATTGAGATGATCAACCTGGAATCGACCTGCACCGGCCAGGTGCCGCGGCCCCAGCTGCCGGCCCTGGCCCGCGGTACGGCCGACCCCGGCCAGGCGCTGACCGGCCAGCGTCAGGCCCTGTTTGAAGACATTGGCCGTTTTGCCCCCACCCCGGTGTTTGACGGTGGCCAACTGCTGGTCAACAACGTGGTCCACGGCCCGGCCATTATCGAAGAAGAGACCACAACGCTAGTGGTGTTTCCGGGCTGGCGGGCCGAGCTGCAAGATCCCGGCATGTACGTGTGCACGCCCGAGCCGGACGCGGACTCTTAA
- a CDS encoding hydantoinase/oxoprolinase family protein, whose protein sequence is MTHYRLGIDTGGTFTDFILTAPGEGIRLYKTPSTPHDPPAAVQTGLSLMSAELGCDIADFLADCELIILGTTVGVNAVIEKTGARTGLLCTRGHEDSLEIRLGHKEDGHRYDADFPQAEMLVPRARRMPVAERVVSTGEVRLPLNEADVRHGVRQLKAAGVEAIAVSFVWSFLHPEHERRAAEIVREEFPDAYLSLSVDVLPQIREYTRTSTTVLNAYIGPIMRRYVEQMEGVLRSLGYEREIRYMQSNGGLTSGRFLRDIAAGRRPQRRPVFRPGSGSPRHHYGRYGRHQF, encoded by the coding sequence GTGACCCATTATCGCCTCGGCATTGACACCGGCGGGACCTTCACCGACTTCATTCTGACCGCGCCCGGTGAGGGCATCCGCCTGTATAAAACCCCCTCAACCCCCCACGATCCTCCGGCTGCGGTCCAGACCGGGCTGAGCCTGATGAGCGCCGAGCTGGGGTGCGATATTGCCGACTTTCTGGCCGACTGCGAGCTGATCATTCTGGGCACTACGGTCGGCGTGAATGCCGTGATCGAGAAGACCGGCGCCAGGACCGGCCTGCTGTGCACGCGCGGGCATGAGGATTCGCTCGAGATTCGGCTCGGCCACAAGGAGGACGGCCATCGCTATGACGCCGATTTTCCGCAGGCCGAGATGCTGGTCCCGCGCGCCCGGCGGATGCCGGTTGCAGAGCGGGTGGTGAGTACCGGCGAGGTGCGGCTGCCGCTCAATGAGGCGGACGTGCGCCACGGGGTACGCCAACTCAAGGCGGCCGGGGTGGAGGCGATTGCCGTCTCTTTCGTATGGTCGTTTCTCCACCCCGAGCACGAACGGCGGGCGGCCGAGATCGTCCGCGAGGAGTTTCCCGACGCCTATCTGAGCCTGTCGGTCGATGTCCTGCCCCAGATTCGGGAGTACACCCGGACCAGCACAACGGTCCTGAACGCCTATATCGGGCCGATCATGAGGCGTTACGTCGAGCAGATGGAGGGTGTGTTGCGCAGCCTCGGCTACGAGCGCGAGATCCGCTACATGCAGAGCAACGGCGGCCTGACCTCAGGGCGTTTTCTGAGGGATATCGCGGCCGGCCGCCGGCCCCAACGCCGGCCTGTTTTTCGGCCAGGCTCTGGGTCGCCGCGACATCATTACGGTCGATATGGGCGGCACCAGTTTTGA
- a CDS encoding GFA family protein, with the protein MSRPFSGGCACAAIRYECRAEPVFSWQCHCRDCQRASGGMLCPVMYVPKTALTISGRATYYEVKADSGNAVRRGFCAECGCPVFIDAELVPELMGVWAASLDDPNRFAPQVEVWTASAPTWTCMQPDLPKYERAPTEEQMRHILAPQAEGETG; encoded by the coding sequence ATGTCTCGTCCATTCTCAGGCGGCTGTGCCTGCGCGGCAATTCGCTACGAGTGCCGGGCCGAGCCCGTTTTTTCCTGGCAGTGCCACTGCCGGGACTGCCAGCGGGCCAGCGGCGGCATGCTGTGCCCGGTCATGTACGTGCCCAAGACGGCGCTGACGATTTCGGGCCGGGCCACATATTACGAGGTCAAGGCCGACAGCGGCAACGCCGTCCGTCGGGGCTTCTGTGCCGAGTGCGGCTGCCCGGTCTTTATCGACGCCGAGCTTGTGCCGGAGCTGATGGGCGTGTGGGCCGCCAGCCTGGACGATCCCAACCGCTTCGCGCCCCAGGTCGAGGTGTGGACGGCCAGCGCTCCGACCTGGACGTGCATGCAGCCGGATTTACCGAAATATGAGCGGGCGCCAACCGAGGAGCAGATGCGGCATATTCTGGCACCGCAGGCCGAGGGGGAGACAGGATAA